In the genome of Hemicordylus capensis ecotype Gifberg chromosome 10, rHemCap1.1.pri, whole genome shotgun sequence, the window CAATAGCAGCACACGCTACCACTACCTGCAAAGCGGTCAGTCAATGACTTAGTGGAAACAAAAATGTGAAAAGTAACTATTAAGGAAAGATTAAGAGAATGAGAGGATTCATGCAGTTCCACCAGTCTAGTCAGCCAGCCAGCTTGCTAGCAACAAGAGATGGTTTCCGCTGTGGAAGGTCCTGTGGAGTGGGAATGTGGTCACCTGTAACTTCGGTCTTATCTGGCGCTGCAGTAGGGAGTTGCTTGTTCTTCATCTTTGCTTTAGCCATATTATAATCCCCAGAATCAAAGTACTTTTGCTGCAAGGCAAAAACACTCCATGAAATAAGCACATCAGAAAGGTACGAGAGAAAGAATTCCTCCAAAGTATTTTGTAACTACTAAAATCTGGGACTGGATTTGTTTTCTTGAAGTTGATATAGTGCATAAAAATTAAAAGTGATACTTGTGCTAGTTGCAAGAGGTTGTAACTATCAGATGTAGCCTGAAATTCCAGGGCCAAACCTAGATAGGCTGGAAAAGCTGATTTAGTCGTAACTGGACAACCGTAACTGCTTATAGCATGTTACCCAGCCTAGTGAATAAATCAGGCATCTATATTAGTTTGGTCCATCTGATGTGGTTATTTGATCCAagtctgatcaggcacaacacagagcacatttgaaaatctatgctccagcagtgtgggtggcaaaAAAAGCAGTTTTCTGTccgcattgcttccgcaaactcaCGTCcaactgagttgtctagggttgcaagtatgtacccctcccccttgaatttaaacttgggaCCATCagttacttgctgtgacattttaaacaatttttttgcagataaaatctctcacatttgggccgagctggattccatagttactgcagagtctattgtggaggtgtctggcaactcctcttatggggttagattggatcattttcagtttgtgactcctgaggaagtggacaaactgctttggactgtgcgccctacaacctgttctcttgaaccttgcccaacttggcttatctcatctaatCATTATCAGCAagagtctggtaaatattataaacgcttctctgagggaggacaggatgcctccttgtcttaaagaggctactattagaccacttttgaagaaaccaacATTGGATCCTTTGGATCCAGCTAATTAcaaacctgtttctaaccttctatggttgggtaaggtgactgagcgggtggtggcctctcagctccaggcagctttggatgatgcagattatttagacccatttcaaactggctttcgtgtaggctatggggttgagactgcctaggtcggcctgatggatgaaccCCAACTGGCTatagacagaaggagtgtgactctgctgatccttttggatctctctgtggctttcaataccatcaacactgtatccttctggaccgcctggggggggggattgggtggcactgttttacagtggttccgctcctacctctctggcagattccagatggtgtcacatggagactgttgctctgcaaagcaagaactgaagtatggagttccacaaggctccatactgtctccaatgctctttaacatctacttgaaaccactgggagagaccatcaggaggtttggtgctgcgTGTTAttaatatactgatgacacccagatttacttctccatgtcaacctcatcaggaaatgctatatcttccctaaatgcctgcctggaggcgatgggttgaatgagggataacaaattgaggttgaatccaaataagacagaggtactgactctGGGGGCCACCTAATGTCGCAGCAAggaactgcttgactaacaagcagaaggttgccagttcatatccccgctgctactatatcaggcagcactgatataggaagatgctgaaaggcataatctcatactgcatgggaggaggcaatggtaaccccttcctgtattctaccaaaagaaaaccacgaggctctgtgggcaccaggagttgaaataaacctgatggcacattttacctttaactgACTCTGGGgggtcgggacctgagagatggtttagatggagatagagatggagaggagagctggtcttgtggtagcaagcatgacttgtccccttagctaagcagggtctgccctgattgcatatgaatgggagacaatgtgtgagcaacactgtaagatattccccttaggaaatggagccactctgggaagagcaggaggttccaagttccctccgtggcagcatcttcaagatagggctgagagagattcctgtctgcaaccttggagaagccactgccagtctgtgtagacaatactgagctagatgaaccaatggtctgactcagtatatggcagcttcgtatgttcctagatctgcctgttctggatgggaaaCCATAAGCAGAAGTCTCTATTACTGAAACTTCTATGCATGACAAGATCATGGATCCAAGAATGTAAAGCTACCATCTTGGCTGCAAGAATGCATCACTAAGTGGAATTATTCactcttaataaataaatgttatgttCTAAGATGTTGCATTTCATTGCTGTCACTTATACCCCCCCAAGTCAGATTACCTGTTTTAGGCCACTCACTATCCCTTCCTGTTTCatttgtaaaaaagaaagaaagaaatatttagGTGCATATGCCTTTCAAagactggttttttgtttgttgggTATATTTAAGGTATGATGTATTTGGAGCAAAAAAACCTCTCAACACATCTTGAAGAGGCACAGTTATATGATGTTTATACCAACCTTCAAAAGTCAGCTAATTGCAATTCAGGAAGAGATCAAAGAATCAACGCATGGAAAAGCAAATCCATCTTTCAAGGATTTCCACTTATTAGATAAGCCCCTAAATTATACTAGCTTGCAGAAGTGGTAGTCATGAAGTTACAGACTACACCGATGTTCAGTAGCAGAAGTAAGAGCAGCTTCCATAATACTCTGGCTATGGCAACTGCTCTTCTTATGAAAATGTCTTAAGAAAGGCTTTCAAAAGGTTTCCAGAGGTGAAGCTATTTTTGCTGCCTTTATGAACTGAAGTCATGTGACAAAATCAGTACTTAAATCAAAGTCTTAAAACAGGGATGCACAACTGGTCCTCCTACAGAGGTTCGAATACAATTCCCAtgaaccctggctattggctgctgtggatgatgggagttgtagtccaacagctggagggctgaaactCTGTCTTAAAATTTTCTTTTAGTTTGGCAGCTAATTCAAAGCCCTTTTCATGTATTATCTTTGGGAAGAACACACAGAAGGGGCAGAACAGGATTCCACCCAATGACCACACATCCAATAATGTGCTGGCTAGTCACCCCCATTCCACCCCATTTGGAGAGGCAAGTGCTGAACATGAGAAGGGTCAGAAAACCCTTAACATTCCAGGGTTCTCGATTATGAGAGAAACTCTCTTTGTATTCAATGCTTGCATCTGCAGACAAACAATTAAAGCAGGAGCTTAGCGTCATGGCCAATTGGCATGTTGGTGTTAAGGGTATGGCTTTGCCTCTCCCCATTCTCCAAGAGTGTAACTTTGGAAGAGGGCTTAGGACAACAGCATTAGGAAGTGTGAGaatccatttaaaaataatacattGAATCATTAGTCAAGACAGTTAATCATATTTTATATTCCATTCTCTCATCTACTTTCAGAAGCTTATCTTGTGGGGAAAGCGGTACATTATACCAGATGCTACTTCTGAGTGTTACATCCTACTTTTTAGAATTTCTGTGCTATGGAGTGAAACCCAACCAAGGTATGTGtagctccccctgccccacccccccaactttaaaaaaaagatttatgGTCTTACTTTCAGAAAAGCCATTCAAAGCTTTCACTGTACGGCTATGCAGCTGTCTTAGTTTATTGCTGTCCTTGCTCTCGTTTCTGGTTTTTAATACGTGCAGTAGGTTTTATGGATGTTTATGTTTTGTTGGAGGAGGTAGAATAGAAGTTTATACATAAAATATTTAAGATAAATGCCCACTAATATctggacacatttcaaactggctttctggcaggctatggggtggagactgcctttgtcggcctgatggatgctctccaGTTGAGAATCGACAGCAGGCGTGTGACCCtaagatgttttaattttttacagtaattttaatctgttttatatgattttgggGTTTTAGCTGCTGTAAactgattgtaaactgccctgagatttaatataggatggtatagaaatgtgttagatagatagattaaaataaataaaaataagaataataaatagcatgtgcattcagagttcCAATTGAATGATGCCTATTTTTGCAGTCTGGTATTCCAAGAGATGTGCCATGCTCCATTAAACCATGTGTCTAAAACCACAGGAAAATCTGTACAAAAGACCATCTTGAGTCTTGAATGGCAAATGTAATCCAATTTCATTGAAAAACAGCTCAGCACTTGTGTTACAATTTTGTATGAATTGTTAAAGCTATCTTCAGTTCAGCACTAGATTGTAACTGCTTTGGAGATTACTTGTTCATGCAGCATATTTTCCCAGCTCTTGCTACTGAAGTGATGAAGTGTGAAGAATGGTTGGCTAAAAAAAACAGGGTGAAGGGACAGAGTTTCATTCAAAAAAGGCACCAAATACTACCCCCAGGCTTTGATCCTAAGAATACCTAACAACTAATATCAGTAAGCCTTAttgttcaaaaatatttttacaaCTAGTGTGCTAGTATTAAAGCAAACCTAGGTGGACAGATAAAAGTTTTTCCTCGCTTAGACCAAATAGCCACACCAAGTTCAAGCTTACTCACTCCTTTCTGGAGCCGCTTCCTCAAGAAATCTGAGCCTCCAGGCTTCTGTCCCAGATGAGGATATCTGGCTTTCAACTTTGCTTCTTCAGCTTTCTCAGGACTAATCACCTTGTCTTCCATTTCCTAAAATACAAGGAATTACAGTATCTCTACTATATCACATACCTTCCTAAAATGCATCTTGAGAAGTTACAAGATGCTAACAAATGAATTCAAAACTTTTATTGATAATTGATTTATAATCAGTGAGATCACACCCCTGCAATCACATCAAATGCTCTCCACACCATAGCTGCTTCTACTAAATGAATGATAGAAGGGCTATTTTCCCCAAAAGTGTATAAAAGGGTACCACTGCAGCCTTACAAGTTAATTGAAGATGACACATCTGAGAACCAAAGTACATATTAAGCACATTATTGGCTCTGGAGAGCTTGGGTTTTGTTTTCTAAACAGCAGccgaggcggggtggggggcaatcaGAATTGTGACTGCAGTGTGAGGGGAGAGTCCTTTTCCCCTACTGGTCTCAAATGTCTACATCTCGACTGCCCACATCCAGTGCCTGCTATTTACCACTAGGGCAAACGGCAGCcacagggtgggatggggtggggcaaTCAGGACCAGGACTTCAGTAGGGGGAGAGAGGTAAATCCTCCACACCATGGCCATGATCCCCACTCCCTTCCTGCAACATATATTCTATGTACTGCTCTCCTCGCTAACTAAATGACACTGGAACAGGATTTTGTTGTTTGCAGACAACCATTTTCAATTCAATTCTggagctttattttaaaattggcccaTGAAAAAACTGATGCAGTATCTTAGAAATACAGATCACAAGGACACAACCCAGATACAGGTAGGCATACTTACCTCTCATTGATTTTATCGTACTGCAATTCAGCAAGGGATTACTTAAATCCTACTATGTGCAAGATTGGAGCCTCATGCTATGAAGCATGCACAATTCTTATCTTGAtgcaattatattattattatttatactgAAGCACTTTCAAACAATGTTtgaaaaggtttttttaattctAAAATCAGGTGACAAAAAGGAGTAAGGAGTTGTCAGCAACTTTAAGATTCATAGCAACTTTAACAATATATATTTTGCAGTTAAAGCTAGAGCTGCCATCTTATATCCTAAACCAATACTCCAGCACAGCAACCTAATCATAGCACAAGTAGTTAGGATCAGGATACCAGTAAATTACCAAGTTGAAGCATTTTCAGCCAAATCCTGTGCATTTTGATtcaatatcaaggcagtatgtgtgcacatgcatacatggggccttcctgattcaacccaagcaggatctaaaattaagtgagtgGACTTAAAATGTGTGAGCTTGCACAtatatgcacaccttagagggaacatggttCTCAAGTTGGCAGACACGACCTTCTCACAACAGACTGTCAGCCACATTCTCTGCATATGTTCACCCCACACT includes:
- the ARPP19 gene encoding cAMP-regulated phosphoprotein 19, with the translated sequence MSAEGPEPASAEEQKEMEDKVISPEKAEEAKLKARYPHLGQKPGGSDFLRKRLQKGQKYFDSGDYNMAKAKMKNKQLPTAAPDKTEVTGDHIPTPQDLPQRKPSLVASKLAG